The window AAACGTGCTGCCCGGCAGTCAGAGGAAGCTCGCTTTCTGGGTCCTCATTGGGACCCTCAAAAGGATTGTAGCTATGGCGAGCTAAGAACCTTCGAACTATTGGTGATACTCGTCCTGGGGAACGGAGGGTGAAGGGCAAATGCTCTGCCGCTGATCCTCCGCTCTCACTTCCAGGGCCGTCCTCTGACGGGAAGCAGCACTCACCACTGTTCCCACGGACCTCTTTCATGGCTTGGAGTTCACGCTCCAGGTCTTCCAGACGAGTCTGAACACCTCTGGCCTCTGGGATGGCAGAACGGAACGGACTGGAACTATTGCTGAGGTTCTTGTTGGCTTGGGCAAGGATCTCTCTCGTTGCCTCTCCACTCTCCACTTCATCTCCAGCTGGAACTCCCTCCCAGCTGGTGTCAGGATGAGCtcgctctgctgctctctctcccctcttgcacacactgaaaatgagtttcagaaagcactaCTCACTGACAAGAAATAAGGGCAAGCTTGGAAGACCTTGCGAATAAATCGTGATAGCgtactgccagcagctgattcAGCTGCCCAGGATCCCGGCACCACAAGTGCTTCATTGCCACGTGCAGCAATGGAATGGTTGGGGGAAAAAGACAACTCACAGGCATGTGTTCCACGTCCGCGACGCAGCAACGCAGGCCAGCACCAgcgcagacagcagcacagctgagagcagcaccaTCACTGCCACGTGGCGCTGCCGCACAGATCTGCCAACAGCAGCCTTTGTGCTTTTCCCTGCATTCAGCCCTGGAAGAAACGACAACGTCCCACCTTACCTTCACCTCATTGCCCTCGGGCCGCTTCGTTCCCAAAAGGACAAAGCTCACAGCCCTCTGGGAACTGGGAGCGGTGAGAGGTGAGCAGCATCACACAGGCCTTCTCTGGCACACGGCTGGAACAACTCTGCACACCCCGCTGAGCTCAGCCATTTTCAGAGAGCCGCTCCTGGCCTCTTTTACAACACGTGCTCTGCGCTCACACGCTCGGGTTCGGCTGCTGACCTGATGTGCGAGAGCAGGCAGGAAGCGCCTGCTGGCACCCAGTGACTCTGGTGACACTGGACAGAAATCTCCTGGCATGCCAGTGGTTTGCGCTGCCTGTGTTTGTCCCTTTAGAAAGACATAGGACAGTCGGATGAGATGTGTTCTCACATCGCACATCTGAGCTGACCCAACCCCGAGCTCAGGCCAAGTCTGCTGGCCTCCGCCCCCCAAATCTACCTGCgacctcctctgctgccacGGGCATTTGGGCACTCCCACGAATTGCAGGGTGCCTACCCTCTCACGCCTCCTGAGGAATCAACTCTTAAGCAAGGCCCTCACACgctgtgctgtgagcatcaCCAACCATCACATTCCACCATCACAGCCAGGCACCTTGCAGGCTGAAATTCAAGCTCCAACAGGAACACCTCCAGAATCGACATCTGCACACGGTTTCCAGCATTAGCAAAGGCAGCCATCCCTGCTTGGGATGCTCATCCTGCCTTGAACtagcccagctgcaggcagggctttGTATTAACAGAATCGCCACACTTGACATTTGCTGCCATCTGGGTCTCcacaaagcagctctgacaAGTAATGGTCGTGCTGGGGGAGCAGCTGCCCCTGGGTCTCAGCTGGATGCAGAAGTGGCAGCAGACCATCTCTGGTGCTCCCCAGTGCCTGCAAGGCATCGCGtggaacagcactgcagcacggCTCTGAGCAATGCCCTCCTGCTGTGCAGGCTGCACACGGACATCAGGCCTCAGCTTCCCGAGTCTCAGTGAACAGACTGAAGTATACCCACCAGGAGCTGCCActtccatttccttcagcagctctctCGGATGGTAAGACCCCTGGGAGGACTTTCCTCTGTTGGATTcatcctttcccctttccagaCCTGCACGGAACACATGAAGTTAAATGCCATGAGCATGAGGTTTTGAAGACCATTGCTGAGTCAGCGCCATCGgtaaaacaaaccaccacccCTGGGCATCCACCTGGGCTCCAGCGCAGAAACAAACCAGCGACTGAGCAAAGCCCTCCCTGGGGGCACTTCTGCAAGCCATGAAAGCCATTCAGTCATGCACAACAGCATCACTGAACAGCGGAGCGTACGGGGGAAGCAGTGCCATGAAGTGGCACCGAAGCGGGCAGTGAGAGCTCTCCAAGGAATTACAGAGCCGTGACTTACCCATGCCATCCGCCCGGGTTTCGGTCTTGGAACTCAGAGGGGAAGCTGGATCACCTCCTCCACTCACACCTGCAAACAAACGCAGCACAGAGCAACTCTAACTAATCCTCCCAATCGGAACGACGTGGGATGCAATCAAAGCAGGGGATTCCTTCGTGACACTGCTCTCTCCCTTCCACACAGGAGCACCTCGGAAACAGTTCCCAGGTACGCGCAGGGGCACCGCGATCCTACAGAACTTACACCGCGTGGGGCTGCCCAGAGGAACGCCCTCCTGGAGCTCAGCCCTCAGCTCGACTGCGTGGTGCCCGCTGGCTCTGCACAAGGCACCgggagcagctcagggctggagcGGCCAGCAACGACGGCTTTGCGAGGCAGCGCGCTGCACTCTGCACACAGCCTGACCCGAACCTTCCCTCCTCTTccacagaggaagcaggaagTCACAcggaaagaaaattaaagcctGAGTGAAAACTAACAGCTCTCAGGGACTCAGCTGTGGGATCACCCCGCATCTCAGGGACCAGATTGAAGCTGGGCTTTGGTCAGCCACTGCCTGGAGACATGGCTGGAATCCAGGACAGCTGAGAGACGTTCCCATGGCATGTGCCCACCTCTCTTCCTTACTGACCTGAGGTGATGGAAGGGGCTCAATTAATGGCATGGGGCAAAAGTTCCAAAGCTGCAGAGAGGCCCGGTGACCTGACGGCTGGTATTCCACAGCTTTCAAAACACTTTCCCCAGGCCACGGGAAACAATTCTCAGAgacctcacagcacagcattcaGCTCCTTCCAATTGTCTCACTGGGAGACCTCTGAGATACAGAGGCAAAGCCAACACGACGCCGAGAGCACAGAGCACCCAGGAAACAACAACACCCCATGCTTCCTGTGGAGAAGAACCCACTGGCCGGTGAAAAGCAGAACCCTTGCTGAACTATCAGCCACACATGAACAAATATCAAGGAAACGAAGCCTGGTGACTTACCTCCAGCATTCCCCTCAGGCTCATGGACAGGATTCCATTCTGATTCGCCAGCAGGGCCTGCAGGCACAAGTGTGATCAGACACAGGTGAGGAGAGCTTCCACTGCATGTGGGGGCCTCCTTTGTAACCCTGGCAGACCTGTAAGGTCTGGCCGTGGGTCAGGGAATGGCACAGCCCAAATACGAAGCTCTGGGCTCTCTCAGCTGAAGAGGGGCAGCGGTGACCTTCCCACCGAAATGTGGCAGCTCTCCCAGCAAAGAAACACTCAAGGCTCATCTGTGCAAGCCCTTCAAGGCACAGACAGACTTGGAAGACCTTGCACCCAAATAAACTACGAGGGCATGAGTGTTTCTGCCTTCAAGGAAACAGACACAACTTACCTCTGGGTTGTCCCTCAGGCACAGGCGTGAAATCTGGATCCAGGAAGTCATCCAGAAAGAGAGCACCGAGCTCATCATCTAGAATCAAGAACAGACAAGAGAAGGTCCCACTGCACGGCGTGATCTCCTACCCCAGCAGTAACTGGATGTGGGCTGTGGGACGGGCTGGGAGAAGGACTCGGGTCCCAATTTCCAAAgttgcagagcagccaggatgagctgcaggctggcaccTGGCAGGGCACACAAGACTCCCTCCAGGCCACGTGCCGCATCCCTCACGGACCGCACGGAAGAATATGCAGCCCCTCGGGGCTTTCTTACTGGGAGGGCTCTGATGCACACAAAGGAAGGCTGCACTGAAGCCCTGGAGGAAAGCACATCTGTCTCCTCCTCTGGGCTGTGGGCCGGGGCTCTGTGTTGGAAACTGGGAGTCATCTATGGGGAGTACCACAAGCCTGGGACAGAAAACGCTCACGCGTCTCCAGCACACATCTTCTGAGCTCTCCCCAGGATGCCTCCCTCCCAGGAtgaaggctgtgctccagccagcaagcagcagagccacGGCCCGACCTGGCGGCACGGCTGGAGCCAGGCCTGGGGAGCAGTGCTGCCACGGGCTCCTGCCCggctcctgcagtgcagcccGTCACCCCCTGCCCAAAGcccccagcccctgccctggAAGGCAGCCCAGGGAAGAGCGGCACAGGGCCGTGGGGACACAGCCCGACTTCTcgccccagtgctgctcaggtTTGGTCCCGTCTCTGCCCACCCACCTGCTCCCGGTGCTCGCCACGGAGCAGCGCAGGTCTCCATGAAGCACACGGCCatcaggaggaagaggaagacaaGGCGGGCAGGGGCCATGGCCCCCCACACTCGCACCATGCTTCCACCACCACCGCCACAGCCACAGTGAGTTGCACAGAGCGAAGCCTGTGGCACAGCGTCACAGCCAGGCATtgtgagctcagcacagcagaggggcaccGCGACCTCACAGCTCTGGGATGGCAGAGGCTCCCCGCGGGCTGCTCCGCTTGTGATGCACTGTGATTGTGGTGCACCAGGGCCGCTGCTTACATCACAGGAACGCAGAACAGCGGAATGAGTTGGGCTGCAAGGGACAGAACTTAGAAGCTCAACCCCGATGCCCTGGGCAGGAATGCCACCCACTGGGGCATGctgcccagcctggccttgaacagctccagggatggagcaacCAGAGCTTCGCTCGGCAAACTTTTACAGTGACACCACGAGGGCGTTATTTCCAGTTCGGTGCCCCCGTGACACCGCGGGCCATTGAGAAAGAGATGCCGTACGGAAATGGGGTCTGGATCAAGGATGCTATTGCACAAGTTGTCCATGCACGTGCAATGGGTAAAGCCTCTCCAGCATGGAGAACGATGGCTGAAATATAAACACAGGGAGGCTGACCTTCCCACAAACCCACCAAGTCAAGCGCCGTGTGCTCTCCTTTTTGTTGGTAGATCTGCAGTTTCATCAgttttcctccagttttccaGGACCTTGGCTAAGGACATCCCCTTCCTACACCAGATCTATTTCCCATTTTTAGCGTGCTTCCAAGCCTGAATTTAGGAGTGGAAACTGAAGGCTCGCTGGTTAGCACCTCCCATCCCCACAGTCCCAGTGAACTcacccactgctggcagccGGACGCTTTGGGGCAGGGCTCTGATGgccagcacctgcaggctcCCACCCGGGGCTCCAGAAACCGTTGCAGCAGTGGCACTCCTGTCACCTTGTGCTGAAGGAATCGTGCCGCTGCCCCTCCAACATTCTCGGCTCAAGCTGtgacttctgctttcagtggaTCAGTCTGTCCTTCACCCTCATTTATTTGCAGTTCTTGAGACTTACAGCTCAAGGTGAGCATCTCTGAAGAAGAACCTTGTTACTCTCAATCCCACAGTTTTTACGAGTTGCCACAACCCCATCCTTACACAGTCCCAACTCAAATTGGCCTTTTTAACCAATCCAGTTTTCTGTGCCTGGTGTCTCTCCCTCTTCATTCCCCCTCTCATCCGGTTATTTCCATGGATTAGATAAAGACATTTTGATCACAAAAGAGTGGCAGCTGGCCATGTCCACTGTGCCGTGGCCATTATTAATTGCCTTCAATCAAGCAGAGCTTTCAAACAATACCTtagagaacaaaagcagcaactcGGCATATTAGCGGGAAAGAAATCAAGCTTGACTTCCCCGTATAAAACAAGTCCAGAACACTGCATTAGAAAATACCCAGGCTCCTAAATCAACGGACCTGGgtgattcagaaaacaaagcttcaaGGTTGGATCTCAAAGCTCCACCTGAGACAAACCCCTTTGAAATCCAACCTATGATACCATAAAAATACAACACCAGGGCAACACACCGCGTTACTGGGCCTGACAAGGTCGCTACACCATTGCATACGGGTTTACAATCCTCCACAGAGGACAcaataagacaaaaataaagattaaaaggaaaaacaataataaaatacaaaaaatacaaaaaaaagaacaaacaaaaaaatccaaagcaaacacaaaaaaggagaaataggaaaaagaagtaaaggCAGCAATATACAAGGGCAACAAACattggagagaaaagcaaaagagcaaTAAAGAAAACGAAACCaagtgaacaaaggaaagcaaaccaatgtgACCCAATGAAGAAAGAgacaataaacagaaacaaaaagaaccgAAATCaaccagcagaacagcaaagaaataggATTCAGTTTgatggcaaagcaaaggtgacgAGAGactgcggtgcagccaaaagctcagcATCCGTGCTGGCAGGAGGAaagggcagctgctgggtgtgctgcacctccagcagagatgcacttcgTCAGCcggcgcccgtggaggagtctGCAGCCGTAATGAGGacaaacatctctctggaggaagggaaagcgctcgtcGTCGTGCCGaggaggagctcagggcagctACTGGGCATGGacgctgcagccagcagaggaaAAGCCTCGAGTCCGTCTCGAGGAAAGAGGCGAGGACACCCAGGAGGCGTGCAGCCGGCTGTGCCGTCGAGGAAGTGTGTGtttcctgatagatgaaaaactgaatatgagccagcagtgtgctcttgtggctcagagggcaaatgggatcctgggctccatcaaaagaggggtggccagcagggacagggaggtgatcgtccccctctgctctgctcttgtgaggccccatctgtaGCActgcgtccaagtgtggagcccgcagttcaaaaaggacagggagctgttggagagggtccagaggagggacactaggatgatcaggggactggagcagctcccctatgaggacaggctgagggagctgggcttgttcagcctggagaagagaaggctgcggggtgacctcattgcagcctttcagtacctacagggagcctacaaacaggaggggaatcaactctttgaaagggttgataggtgtaggacgaggggaaatggttttaagttgagggagaggagatttaggtcggacatcagggggaaattctttacccagagagtggtgaggtgctggaacagagaggctgtggatgccccatccttggaggtgttcaaggccaggttggatggggccctgggcagcctggtttagcattaaatgtggaggtaccccaggatgccattggccctcttggccacaagggcacactgctggctcatggcaacctgtcgtccaccaggacactcaGGTTTTGCTTCCAACTTCTTGCTGGCTTGGTCGGCATTGTGCGAATGGCTTtgcatcctttcttcttcattatcAGGTCCCATTGGAGGAGCCAGAGGAGGATGGTGTGCCGCTTCCCGGAGACGCAGAAATGCTGTCCAGGCATCCGTGCTCCAGCGCTTGAGAAGATGTGGAGGAAGATGGCGTACCATAAACCAGATAAGCACAGTCCTCAGCCAGCCCACAATGATCCAGCATGTGGGAGGGGCTGTCGGAGCATGGGGTGCCCCAAGTACCATGATCGTTAGCCAGCCCTCCATGATGCAGCAAATggaaggagctggaggaggatgGGGTGCTGCTACCCCGAGAAACAGACACATTGTGCGGGCAGCCGTGTTAAAGTACAAGGCAGGAGCCATGTTCGAGTACAGAAGACGAGCTGTGTCCAAGTACAAGAGATCAGCTGTAGGAGGATGGGGAGACAATAGTCACACAAATACACATCTTAGCCAGCCCTCCATGATCCAGAACAAGGGAGGAGCTGTGGGAGGATCAGGAGACATTGATCAGATAACCAGCATGCTCAGCCAGCTATCCATAACGCAGCACACGGGAGGAGCATCAGGAGGATTGGGAGACACTAGCCAGATTTCCACACTCGTTAGCCAGTTCTCCATGATGCAGCTCACAGAAGGAGCTGTAGGAGGATCGGGAGACacaacacaaagaaatacaaagcatGGCCAGGCACCCATGATGCAGCACACGGAAGGAGCTGTAGAAGGTCGGGGTGCTGCTACCCCGAGAAACAATCAGACAAATACAGATCTTAGCCAGCCAACTATGATCCAGGATAAGGGACGAGCTGTGGGAGGATGGGGTGCTGCTACCCCGAGAAACACACACATTATGCGGCCAGCCATGTTAAAGTACAAGAGAGGAGCTGTCAGCGCtttacaggctggttcggcccggttccgtgaccagcagggcggagggatctgcggatccaCGCCTCCGGGAAAGGGGAAACGGGACCCccaaatacttgaaaacaacagcaataatctgaggtggaacaaatgatttactaaatatagtattagcaaaatacaatgagagagagagagagagtctgtctgGATGGTAGACAGACCTCACCACaagctgaggtgagaagtgcagatGGTGAAGCGCAGGCGAAGAAGAACTCAGGTGACCTTGGACAGAGTTCTATCTCCTTGCTGAacgcaaagcctcctggggaaatgtagttcttctccgtcggacgaacattcggcagaagTCAAACcccccccagtgcattacatgatgttatggtgtggaatattgatgaccaaaaatcataacaCCATGACAGGAACCGTGTTTGAGAACAAGAGAAGAGCTGTAGGAGGATGGGGAGATGCTACTCCATCACATACAAATCCTAGCCAGCTACCTGTGCTCCAGCACACGGGAGGAGCTGTAGGAGGATGGGGAGATGCTACACCGACAGGGACAAAGCTTAGCCAGCCACCTGTGATGCTGCACATGGGAAGAGCTGTACAAGAATGTGGTGCTGGTACCCCAAGGAAGAGAAATCCTATCCGCCCAGCCGTGTCCCTGTGTAAGGGAGGGGCTGTAGGGGGATCTAAAGCTTCTAACCAGACAGACACAAATTTTAGCCAGCCACCCATGGTTCTGCACAAGGGTGGAGCAGTAGGAGGATTGGGAGATTCTACTCCGACAAACCTTAGCCAGCCGTCTGTGCTCCAGAACATGAAAGGAACTGGAGCCGGATGGGGGGGCACTTCTCCGACAAATATTAACCTTAGCCAGCCATCTGTGATCCAGCACACGGAAGGAGCTGAAAAAGGATTGAGTGATGGCTACCCAGATAGACACAAATCCTAGCCAGCCCCAGCACAtgggaggtgatggaggaggACGTGTTGTTCGTGCCCAGAGAAACACAAACCTTCTCCAGCCAGCCGTGCTGCAGCGCAAAGGAGGATCTGCAGGAGGACGGGGTGCTCCCGCAGCCGTTGTGCAGCCTCCTGTGCTCACAAAGAGCTCCTCGGGTGGCAGCTGCAATGGAGGAGGACTCTCTGGTGCCTCCGGGGTTGGAGCAGCAGGCAAGAAAGGCGCAGCGTCCTTGCAGAAAGCGAGCTCTGCGTTAAGCGGTGCAAACCCGGCTGATGAGCACAGAGATGGACAGCAGAGACTTGCTAAGTGACGACCCTGTCCCCTGGGAAGCACTCGCAACGAGCTGCTTAAGTGCTTACTGGCTTCCTGTGGATAATGGAGAGGATGCGTTCTGGGGGATGGAAGGTGGGACGTGGGGGGGACCATAGGAAGCACGggggttttgtttctcttccagaCCTGTTGTGATTTACTTGCGATAAAACGCTTTGTTGGACAACTGTGTGTCCAGCAGAGCGACTGCTGTGTCTTTCAAGATAGCTGTAGCATTCTTCAGCTGTTCCCTCTGAGCAGCGTCCTATGGAATTCATTGGCACGGCTTTGGCTATTTGAGTTTGactttgctttttgccttttggCTTCTGACtgtgtaatttcttcttttgctgtcaTGTTGTGTTTCCTAGTGACTGGGTAGCAGAAGACATGGCAACCTGGGAATCTTCTGGACAGTGGATGTTTTCGTGTTACTGTCCTGAGAAGGGCAGTCCCATTTTTAGGAGTGCTGCTACTGTTCAGGCTGCATTTCTATCCTTGTCCACACTGCTGTGCCTCAATGGAAGCACTGCAAGGTGAGGACGTGCCTTGTGATGCAACAGGTAGGGGCACTGGATTACGGTATTTCCTTGGTGTGTTTGCACTcctgaagttgcaccaggagtCCTTTCTGTGTCTCCAAGTAGAGCTGACTGGTCCCAGGCAGTGTAGCAAGGGCAGTTTCTTCTGTAACTCTAGAGGgcaattttgtatttgtgttgtATTCCCTTTGGAGCATGCTGATTGTTTGCCTCCCTGCAGGCTTTCCAGAGATCTCCCCTGAGGAGCTGCACCTGGGGTATGACACCTGCAGTGCCAAGGAGGGCACAGGACTCTACGTAAGTATTTGGAACAACTGAGCTTTCTGTGACGCGTTCAGGGTAGCAGTGGTTCCTGTGCTTCAGGTGGCCGCTCTTGACTCAGCGAATGCCCAACTCGAGGGGAACGTAAGAACGCCCTCATACCTTCACTGTTCTGTGCAGCGAGtagaaaacagcaggagctgctggcctgAAGGCTTTGCCAtcactgagcaacctgatgtggccataggtgtccctgttcactgcaggggagttgggtcAGATGGCTTTAAAGGTCCCTCCTGACTCAAACAGGTCTATGATTCTTCCTGCCTCTTCCTGATAACTGTGTGGCACAGGCCTCACCAATGATGCAGGTACAAAACGTATTATCCAAAGCAGGAGTTTCTGCTCATGAAGTGGGGCAAGACCTGAATTGTCCAGTCTGAAATTTCCTTGCAGTAGCTCAGATCACTCTTGTTCCCccttttaaagaaggaaaaaaaagaaagaagaaaaaaaaagacccaaatAAGAAAAAACCAAAAGCCATGCTTAACAAAAGcatgtttgtgttttcccaCATTTAGATACACGCTGTCCATCAGTATGTGCAACAATGGAGaaccaggctgcaggagctgaaggctTTAAATGCCTGGAGAACAGCATCGATGGTAAGAGTTAAGGAAAGGTAAAATACTTCTGTTCCTgatgttgcttttctcttaaatttgGAGTGAAGGTTTTTCTTAGGATTCCCATTTTAGGCAGAGCTCAGGGTTCAGACTTCAGCACAGATGATTGTTCCGTGCTCAGAGAGCAGACTGAGCCAAAGCAGCGATGCAGATAGAGTCACGGAACAAACTAGAGCAAGGGAGAGAAGAATGAGAGCTCCAGAGGTTCTGGTGATGGCAATTACTTTTTGCCAACAGATTCCTGCTTCTAGGGTGTTTGCAGACAGCAGCCTGAGAGCATTTTGTTTAAAGCTGCCATTGCTTGTGGCCAGCGTTTGGTTCAGTTTCTCAGTTACGTTCAGTTGGTCGGCACACGTGGGTTTTTGCTTTAAGCGTGGATTGAAAGATGCTTGCCTGTGTTGGAATGTAGTTTTCATGGATGTATTTGGAACTTTTTCAGCTACTTTGGAGAGAGAAAGCGGTCACTCCACCATTACCTTCTCTTGGACTGGGAGGACAGCAAGCACCAAGCCCTGGGTTCCCAAGTAAGTTTCTGCATAAGGAACCAGCGATTAAACAGGCGCTGATAAGCgttcttctgcagcactgaaacgcagcagtgtttcagtatGGCAGGTGCACCCATCCTGAGCCTTCCCATCCATTTCCTCACTGCAGGCTCTCCAGCCAACAGCAGCGGTGCTGCCCGCTTGTCCTTGCAAATCCCAGCGTCTCATCTGGAAGCGCTCCAGCTGtggggagctctgctgctgcctccagtcCTCCTGCCCTTGGGGTGACGTCCTCCCACAGCTGTCCCCATTCCGTTGGGACTGGGGATTCTGCAGCTCCATCCGCAGCC is drawn from Lagopus muta isolate bLagMut1 chromosome 30, bLagMut1 primary, whole genome shotgun sequence and contains these coding sequences:
- the LOC125685995 gene encoding uncharacterized protein LOC125685995 isoform X2 codes for the protein MGLERGKDESNRGKSSQGSYHPRELLKEMEVAAPGLNAGKSTKAAVGRSVRQRHVAVMVLLSAVLLSALVLACVAASRTWNTCLVCKRGERAAERAHPDTSWEGVPAGDEVESGEATREILAQANKNLSNSSSPFRSAIPEARGVQTRLEDLERELQAMKEVRGNSGECCFPSEDGPGSESGGSAAEHLPFTLRSPGRVSPIVRRFLARHSYNPFEGPNEDPESELPLTAGQHVYVFGDVDEDGWFLGELTDGTRGLVPSSLVTEVSDDELDTTMPPELCDLLETDD
- the LOC125686002 gene encoding nucleoporin NUP42-like produces the protein MLIVCLPAGFPEISPEELHLGYDTCSAKEGTGLYIHAVHQYVQQWRTRLQELKALNAWRTASMLLWREKAVTPPLPSLGLGGQQAPSPGFPSSPANSSGAARLSLQIPASHLEALQLWGALLLPPVLLPLG
- the LOC125685995 gene encoding uncharacterized protein LOC125685995 isoform X1; translated protein: MGLERGKDESNRGKSSQGSYHPRELLKEMEVAAPGLNAGKSTKAAVGRSVRQRHVAVMVLLSAVLLSALVLACVAASRTWNTCLVCKRGERAAERAHPDTSWEGVPAGDEVESGEATREILAQANKNLSNSSSPFRSAIPEARGVQTRLEDLERELQAMKEVRGNSGECCFPSEDGPGSESGGSAAEHLPFTLRSPGRVSPIVRRFLARHSYNPFEGPNEDPESELPLTAGQHVYVFGDVDEDGWFLGELTDGTRGLVPSSLVTEVSDDELDTTMPPELCDLLETDD
- the LOC125685995 gene encoding uncharacterized protein LOC125685995 isoform X3; its protein translation is MGLERGKDESNRGKSSQGSYHPRELLKEMEVAAPGLNAGKSTKAAVGRSVRQRHVAVMVLLSAVLLSALVLACVAASRTWNTCLVCKRGERAAERAHPDTSWEGVPAGDEVESGEATREILAQANKNLSNSSSPFRSAIPEARGVQTRLEDLERELQAMKEVRGNSGECCFPSEDGPGSESGGSAAEHLPFTLRSPGRVSPIVRRFLARHSYNPFEGPNEDPESELPLTAGQHVYVFGDVDEDGWFLGELTDGTRGLVPSSLVTEVSDDELDTTMPPELCDLLETDD